DNA from Ziziphus jujuba cultivar Dongzao chromosome 2, ASM3175591v1:
TCATTGACTCATTGGAACACtattgctctgataccataaagAATTTTGGCAAAAGTGAAAAGCATATTCATTGTAAAGTTTGATATAGATTTGTACACCTATTGCTATTACATGCATGGAAACAAAATATTATCGATACAAAGTATTGCATAAATATTATAGagtataaaaatatacatgtaGATGTAAGGAAACCAATTGATGTGGGATATCATTCCTAATAGTTTGTATTTAAGTTGAAGTTTTCAACATGGAGAagatttaaaaagagaaaaacaaatttgaGCCCAAACTGATACAGATGACTAAATGAGACACcaaagaagagagaaaatttgATCAAAAGAGAAACAAGGGAGAGTTTAGGTTAAATGGTAATGTGAATAGGCATTGCCCTTGATAAAATGCAACTGTGCATCTCATATGAGCTTAACGGTTTATTTGGACGAAAATATGGTCAAGGACCAATGGTGATTTGTTTATAAAAGTTTGGGAACCAAAATGCCCAAAATTGTTTAGGgaccaataatattaataatcctaTTCTATAGATACAACACTTAGAAAGCCTACTAAAAACTGATGATGAATTTTAAAGGGAACAAATTAAGTCACAAGAATCAATTAGAGAAATAAAGTAAACAATCACACATTAATCAAATCATGGAGATAATAACTTCTATAATCTCTCCCAAAATTATGCATTAAAATATTCTGTAAGCTCTATAAATAAGAGCCCTAGGTATTTGTAACGATGGAGTTCGATGAGATGTCAATGTAAATGTTTGTATTTCTCATTTTCTTAACTTCCATATTCATTTTGTAAAAAATTCTTCAATGAAAACAGATTTTTGGTTAGttctttccccaaaaaaaaaaaaaaaagaaaaaaggttaacGGATAATACAATGGGATtggtataaattaatatatttcatCCAAACCCACACaacaaaaaagatgaaaaatccTCTTTTGGTGTGTGGATGAGAACATGTGATATGTCTTTCATTTTCATGTCCTTTTCTTCGGTGGACTTTTCCTCAACCTTGTACATTAATTACAAACTATCTAGCCAGTATCCATAATTTTCcaacatttaaatataaaaataaaataaaaaagttgttaGACTTTCTGCTTGAATAATCAATTTTTCTACATGGTCatcagaaaaaatatatatgtattatatatatatatatatatagatatatgcacACGTATAATAATTCGAGATTAGTAAAGATAAGAGACGTCAAGAAcatgttataattaattaaagttaacATAGCATCATAATCAACATTTAGTCATGACATAGCAAGGCCTAGAAAATCTGACGCTGACTTTGCCATCACAGAGGCAAATTCATTGAAGCTAATAACACCATCCCCATCTGTATCAGCCTCTTTGATCATCTCCGTGAGTTCTTTATACGTTAGAGGTTGACCCATCTTCGCCATTGAACCTGCAAGCTCAGCTGCAGAGATATATCCGTTCCCATCACGATCGAAAGAGCGAAAAACCTCAAGAAGTTGCTCTTGGTTTATCAATATCTCCTCGCTCATATCGGGCAATATGGCATTCACTAGCTCATCAAACTCCACCGAGCCATTGCCATTGGAATCCATGTTGGCAAGCAGGACGTGGATTTGATCACCCGACGGCTTGAGTCCCAACGACCGGAGCAGCGCTGCGAGCTCGAGGACCGTCAGACTTCCGTCGGAGTCCATATCAAATCTTGCGAATATGTCTTTTAATTGGTTGAGTTGATCAACATGAAGAGCAcccagcatttttttttttacaccaaGAAATAAATTGTGAAGAGAATATGATGAATATGGCAAAGAAGGGCTTCCGAGGAGGAGGACAGTACTGCGGTGAGGCCAAGAGGAGGCGGAGaaggtggaggaggaggagttTGAGTTTTGGTATTTTTGGAGAATGCTGGTGAGGTTGAATTGGAACGGGTGGTTATAGTTGTGAggctaaaatttgtttttgtgtttttgtaggACACCTAAAGAACAGAAAGCGCGTCGGtggcatatttatatatattatatgtatattatgaAAGGTTAAGATTTCATGGGtttggacatatatatatatatatatatatatgaaggtttAATGGGTTttgtttgtattatatatatatatatatatatataaatgagatTATTGGCACTTGCTAGGAAACACATCAACTACGCCAGTTTGTCTAACTTTGAGAAGTGAGTTgcttttatgttatattccgGTTCCTTGTCTTTTGCTTTTGAAATTGCATGTGCCaaagtataataaaaattaaaaattaaaaaaaattaaaaaataaaattaaaaaaaaaaaaaacccaagagTTTCGGTTTGGCATTGAGCATTTTGTACCATACAAATAATTATGGTGTTATTTTAAATGAGGGGTTACATTCTATGCGTGGACGATTCTGTCAAAATGTAGCAAATTGCTTGTTCTGGCTATTTGAGTACTAATTAatcattttgaataaattttctcCTATAGATGTTAGATTCCTTTCGGTTAACTGATGCTAATTTTTGTAGGTGTACGAGATTTTATGGGAAAGTCTCCTCTTAAAAATAATTGGATAAGTTTTTTGAGCAAAGAAAAATGTGAGCCAATAAtgggcaaaaaataaaaataaaaataaattttctagcTAAATGAGGTTAGACAAAGTTTGAAGGAATATCccgaaaatataaatttatattccaTTTAATAGAGTAAGACCATTTATTATTCATGATAGTCCTATTCTTAATTATTTCAATGACAATTCAAAGTTAATAAATTAGAACATTAATTaactcatattatatataatgaaatttgtTACGACCGTCACCAATAAAATTGGTATGTCCACATGACATTTTATTGCTTAACTTCACTTTCTATGAGCTTTTtggattgaaaataaaaaatatataacacaTCAGCAGCAGATTCCATTGGTAGGGAAAAATAGTATGCATCTATATACAGAAATTGACCCACATTAGAACTAATTCATGAAACACTGGCTTATGATTATTGATGAACTAATTACCCAAGTAGAGTTTCGGTTTGATTATCTTATCATTATTTGGACATGGCAATTGGCATAGCCTACTGAGCTGTAAATGGCTGGTTCATGTGCAAGTCAAACTCCCTTTCTGGCCCTCTCCATATTTTTATGCCTACTGTAACATGACATGTATCATTTTAAAACATGCTTCTCACAGCTCAGTTGAGGTGGACTGCTCTCCAATTGGTCAATAAAAGGGCCCATCAAAATTGGGTAACTTTCCGAGAACATTCATTATATCCTTAGTGAGAAGTTTCTTACCTTTGTTTTTTTGCTTTACGTATTTGTTACCTTTGTTTTTTTGCTTTACCTATTTGTTActtcaaaaatgaaataaaaataaaaataaaaataaagactgTCGCTGTAACTATCATATATTCACATGGCAATTACTAATGGTTAAAAAGTTTGTTAGACAGATACTTAATGATGCATACTCTATCCCTTTAACaaatttgaaagtaataattaataGGAAATGAATTTATTAATGACTATCATGACCCTTTTGCTGATAATAAAGAATTAACTACGATCACTGGACAATCAGAACGGCTATCGCCATCTAAAGATATTCATTTCActacaaaataacaaaatttacaaatacaataatataaaacctcatgaactttttatttaatgatttaagaaCAAACCAACAATAATCTAGTATTTTTTCCCCTAATTAGAAAAATTGTGcaatataaataagtaaaatccCATAATTAATCATTAAATACTCATGTTTCAATTCATATTTAGGAACTCAATTGAAGATCAAGTCTCTAATCTATTTCTTCCCattcaaaacaatatattaatcaacCATCCTTTCCTGAAGGGATTGAACATTCAGAAAAACTCAAATAGAATTAAACTAAAATTGTCAAGAACGTTCTTTTCAAGCTTTCTAACCTATATATCTAGCCATAAAATTCAACCATGCattatacatacatgtatagacatatatatatttaaggctGAGGAGGATTTGGAACCTCACTATCTCTAACCTTAGCATCATTCTTTTCATCTCGAAAGCCCATCACTTGTGCTGCAATATGAACATCTCCCGCAGGCATGCACCGCCAGCATTTCTGCTTTATCCACCCAAAACAGCCACTTCCCTCTATACTTTCCAACGGAGTCGCGGCCGCCCCTCGCCGCCGGCTGTACATTCTGCCGAAAATGCACGAAAGAACAGAGAGAACTGTTAAGACAGAGATCACTGCAAAGAATGGGCCTATGGAACCAGAAGAAGAATATTGCCAAGCTTTGCTTGGAACTGCCTCAGGATTTGCCAAAATTTCTCCTGCTGCCCCCGCAGGTTGCTGCTGCTGATAAGGCAAAGTTGTTGACGCTGTTGCCATGGctgctttttaaaaatttagaagcATAAAAGCATGAAATGCATTAATTGAATCGAtgtacaaatacatatatatatatatatatatatctacaaagTTTCCTTTTTGTCCAACATTCAGCTTATTACTGTATAGCAAGATACTTTATTACTAGTAATAGATGAAATATGggcaaaatacatatatacataatttttcctGTATCGCAGAATCTTGGATAAAATTTGtacagtatttttttaattatatgtaattgggACCTTTTTTTACTGTCCATTACATGAAATCGGGGGAATTTCTGAAcaaattttatctaaaatttttaaatgagaaaacagctatatatatatatatatatatatattagcattgAAGCAGTGATATATGTAAAAGGGTTTGCGGCAGTGCTAGCTTTTGCCGGCCTTTAGTGCATGCATGACTCGAAGACAGCATGCCGGCCTTTAGTGCATGCATGACTCGAAGACAGCATGGAAAGGGCTAAAGTGAAAACTTTTGGGGCAGGGC
Protein-coding regions in this window:
- the LOC107418957 gene encoding probable calcium-binding protein CML15, giving the protein MLGALHVDQLNQLKDIFARFDMDSDGSLTVLELAALLRSLGLKPSGDQIHVLLANMDSNGNGSVEFDELVNAILPDMSEEILINQEQLLEVFRSFDRDGNGYISAAELAGSMAKMGQPLTYKELTEMIKEADTDGDGVISFNEFASVMAKSASDFLGLAMS
- the LOC107418992 gene encoding uncharacterized protein LOC107418992; translated protein: MATASTTLPYQQQQPAGAAGEILANPEAVPSKAWQYSSSGSIGPFFAVISVLTVLSVLSCIFGRMYSRRRGAAATPLESIEGSGCFGWIKQKCWRCMPAGDVHIAAQVMGFRDEKNDAKVRDSEVPNPPQP